The genomic DNA CGCCACCGAGCGGAATTTATATTCCTGGACATTTCCCTAACAACGAACATCAAAACTCGATGATGATAAATACAGCAGTAGTAAAACAAGATTGCAGCTTGTAAAATCGGACTCCTTTAACCCCGAGCTATTGCTAATACCATCGTAGTTTCTAGCATGATTTCTAATCCTACCATCCATCTCCCTATACATATACCTAATTCCAAACAACCCTTATACACATCTCCAATTCAACACTGAACCATAGAATGTCCAAAATCGGGGTTTTCCCGGTATCCGGCAACCTGGGAAcaaacatcatcaaccaccTCCTCAAGCTTGTCCCAGCTTCCCAGCTAATCATCATCGCTCAACACCCCGAGAAACTAGACCATCTATCCTGCGCCGGCGCGACGATTCGACGGGCAGATTACGATGAACCGACAACCCTAGAAAATGCCTTCAATGCGTGAATACATTGATGCTGATCTCGTATGCGTCCGTCGAAGTCGAGTATCGGTTTGAGGTTGGTCCTGTCCCTCCATCTAGAACCTACTCATACAATATAATGCTGATCCGTGATGCCTGTAGGTACACAAAACCGCCATAAATGCAGCCCGCAGCAGCTCCGTCTCCCACATATTCTACTCCTCCCTTGCCTTCGCTGGAAACCTCTCACCCACCAGTGTCGCAAGCGTTATGGGCACGCATCTACTCACAGAGCAATACCTATCCTCCCTCCCTGCTCAAGGGCCGGCTACATACACAGCTATCCGCGAGGGCCTGTATAGCGAGCCATTCCCGGTCTACACAGCGTGGTTCGATATCCATAACCCTGTGGAGGAGATTACGACCCCGCATTCCGGGGATGGGCCGGGGATACGGTGGGCGAAGACTGATGAACTTGGAGAGGCTACTGCGAAGATGATTGTTTCCTACGTGCAGAGTTCAGGAGACTTTCTGTGGCTGAATAAAGCTGTATTGCTATCGGGACCACAGGTGTTGTCGTTGAAAGAGACGGCTGATATTCTTGGGAGGGTTACTAGGAAGGACGTGAGGATCAAGGAGATTTCAGCAATTGAGTATGCGGAGTTGCCATTCAAGGATAAGTATTGGTATCGTGGGGTAAATCTGTTGAACGATTATACGTTGTGCTGGGAGGCGTTTAGACGAAGGGAAACGGCAGTGGTGTCGCCTTTACTGGGGGAGATATTGGGGAAGGAGCCGGGGGATTTTGAGACGACTGTTAGAGGGTTGCTGCATTAGATATACAAGCGATATCGGTGTCCTTGGAGATCATCAACGGACGCGCACTTCGGCTATATCAGGGGGCCCCTATGATGCAATGGGGCTCCATCCCCACAAAATAGCCAAGAAACACAATTTTGGAGATTTTCTACAGTTAGATTCAATCTACAGAACAATGCTATATACAGAGTAGACCTCATGCCTTATATCGACTGTCTATTAAATATTCGGGACTGTTAATGTGCGGCGACCTATCTCGACTAAGTACAAGGGTCCACCCGCATACCCCTAGCCCACGCTCTACAGCGGAAGAACCCCCCCAAAACCCAAGCCAAACCGTAGTGAAAAGTTGCAAGTCAATAATAGTAGCAATAAATACC from Aspergillus chevalieri M1 DNA, chromosome 1, nearly complete sequence includes the following:
- a CDS encoding uncharacterized protein (COG:G,M;~EggNog:ENOG410PKT0;~InterPro:IPR036291), translating into MLISYASVEVEYRFEVHKTAINAARSSSVSHIFYSSLAFAGNLSPTSVASVMGTHLLTEQYLSSLPAQGPATYTAIREGLYSEPFPVYTAWFDIHNPVEEITTPHSGDGPGIRWAKTDELGEATAKMIVSYVQSSGDFLWLNKAVLLSGPQVLSLKETADILGRVTRKDVRIKEISAIEYAELPFKDKYWYRGVNLLNDYTLCWEAFRRRETAVVSPLLGEILGKEPGDFETTVRGLLH